Proteins co-encoded in one Campylobacter jejuni genomic window:
- the cbpA gene encoding DnaJ family protein, translated as MNSLYETLEVSKNASADEIKKAYRRLARKYHPDINKEKGAEEKFKEINAAYEILSDEKKRAQYDQYGDSMFGGQSFHDFSRNTGGVNLDDILKDLFGGGFGGRSRGGFNGFSSKGFSSGFGGFGGFEEENLDSNLELHIPFEKAVKGGEHSFNFQGETIKFKIPHGIKEGEKLRIRSKGKQSRNGARGDLIIIVKIEESPIYTREDDDLYQKVDISLKTALFGGKINIKTLKEGKEEATINITPNSKNNQKIRLKGYGVQNRKSDIYGDMYLILNVVLPNLDTLDEKFIKLLKEKLP; from the coding sequence ATGAATAGTTTATACGAAACTCTTGAAGTTAGCAAAAACGCTAGTGCAGATGAAATAAAAAAAGCTTACCGTCGCCTAGCTAGAAAATATCATCCTGATATCAACAAAGAAAAAGGCGCGGAAGAAAAATTTAAAGAAATTAATGCTGCTTATGAAATTTTAAGTGACGAAAAAAAACGAGCTCAGTATGACCAATACGGCGATTCTATGTTTGGTGGACAAAGTTTTCATGATTTTTCAAGAAATACTGGTGGGGTAAATTTAGACGATATTTTAAAAGATCTCTTTGGAGGAGGCTTTGGTGGACGCTCAAGAGGGGGTTTTAACGGCTTTTCTTCAAAAGGCTTTAGCAGTGGTTTTGGAGGATTTGGAGGTTTTGAAGAAGAAAATTTAGACAGTAATCTAGAGCTTCATATTCCTTTCGAAAAAGCTGTTAAAGGCGGGGAACATAGTTTTAATTTTCAAGGCGAAACCATTAAATTTAAAATTCCACACGGTATAAAAGAAGGCGAGAAACTAAGAATTCGCTCTAAAGGAAAACAAAGCAGAAATGGAGCTAGAGGCGATTTAATCATTATTGTAAAAATAGAAGAAAGTCCTATTTACACAAGAGAAGATGATGATTTATATCAAAAGGTTGATATTTCTTTAAAAACTGCACTTTTTGGTGGAAAAATAAATATAAAAACACTCAAAGAAGGCAAGGAAGAAGCGACAATTAACATAACGCCTAATTCAAAAAATAATCAAAAAATTCGTTTAAAAGGTTATGGAGTGCAAAATAGAAAAAGTGATATTTATGGGGATATGTATTTGATTTTAAATGTTGTTTTGCCAAATTTAGATACTCTTGATGAAAAATTTATAAAACTCTTAAAAGAAAAATTACCTTAA
- the hspR gene encoding heat shock transcriptional regulator HspR gives MEHHYDEPVYLISVVAKVLSIHPQTLRQYEREGLIEPSRTDGKIRLYSQRDIDRIKLILRLTRDMGINLAGVDVILKLKNQLHEFENLIDELRLELSKQQDKEAASKAVVKHKNSFDLIFYKKK, from the coding sequence ATGGAACACCATTATGATGAACCTGTATATTTAATCAGTGTTGTAGCTAAAGTTTTAAGCATACATCCACAAACCTTAAGGCAATACGAAAGAGAAGGATTGATAGAGCCAAGTAGAACCGATGGCAAAATAAGACTTTATTCTCAAAGAGATATTGACCGTATTAAACTTATATTGCGTTTAACAAGAGATATGGGAATCAATCTTGCTGGGGTAGATGTTATCTTAAAATTGAAAAACCAACTTCACGAATTTGAAAATTTAATTGATGAACTACGCTTAGAATTAAGCAAACAACAAGATAAAGAAGCGGCTAGTAAAGCCGTTGTCAAGCATAAAAATAGCTTTGATTTGATTTTTTATAAGAAAAAATAA